In Zingiber officinale cultivar Zhangliang chromosome 1A, Zo_v1.1, whole genome shotgun sequence, a genomic segment contains:
- the LOC122001210 gene encoding NDR1/HIN1-like protein 1, translating to MSEKRECGHNYGECERRRIYRRIIACILFLITLVLLIVLIVWLVLRPTKPRFYLQDSSLVQLNLTADAAILTSVLQVTISPCNPNDRIGIFYNRLVVYARYHSQQITTSTVLPAVYLAPNEQVIWSPFLWGNSVPLDPNLAVALCQDKKAGYVLLSVVVDGRLRWKVGTWISGWYHLHVNCPLFLVRKAGFDDYWWFQQSTQCLVDV from the coding sequence ATGTCGGAGAAGAGGGAATGCGGCCACAACTACGGCGAGTGCGAGCGGCGCCGGATTTACCGCCGAATCATCGCTTGCATCCTCTTCCTGATCACGCTCGTTCTCCTCATCGTCCTCATCGTCTGGCTCGTCCTCCGACCCACCAAGCCCCGCTTCTACCTCCAAGACTCCTCCCTCGTCCAGCTCAACCTCACTGCCGACGCCGCCATCCTCACCTCCGTCCTCCAGGTCACCATCTCCCCCTGCAACCCCAACGACCGCATCGGGATCTTCTACAACCGCCTCGTGGTCTACGCCCGCTACCACAGTCAGCAGATCACCACCTCCACCGTGCTCCCCGCCGTCTACCTGGCCCCCAACGAACAAGTCATCTGGTCCCCTTTTCTCTGGGGCAACTCTGTCCCCCTCGACCCCAACCTCGCCGTTGCTCTGTGCCAGGACAAGAAAGCGGGGTACGTCCTCCTCTCTGTGGTCGTAGACGGCCGCCTCCGGTGGAAGGTCGGCACATGGATCTCCGGCTGGTACCACCTCCACGTCAACTGCCCCTTGTTTCTGGTGCGGAAGGCTGGATTCGACGACTACTGGTGGTTCCAGCAGAGCACCCAGTGCCTCGTCGACGTCTGA
- the LOC122001202 gene encoding receptor-like kinase TMK3: protein MGRRNPMRILLLCLLLAALAAAARGTTDPGDYEILDEFRKGLTNAELLGWPDDNQDPCGTQRWQFVFCSGSRVTQIQSKNLGLNGSLPADFNKLSMLENIGLQGNQLQGPLPTFKGLSRLRFAFLGSNQFDSIPADFFVGLDSLQEISLDNNPLNKKSTGWILPPDLANSAMLVNLSLSHCNVIGPLPDFLGDMHSLSLLRLSSNSLTGKIPASFSDLPLHTLWLDNNKLVGEVPFDLANSPKLQSLHLGNNDFMGPIPNVSFVDFTYSGNSFCQSVPGAPCPPEVSALLDFLDGVGYPQNLLVSWSTNNSCTALGITCSGGKVSVINLPNYHLNGTISPSLGNLDALSQIFLQGNNLTGTIPSSLTKLKSLKLLNLSSNSISPPFPEFSSAVTVILDGNKSSVTPGSSGGSSSSRSKTLVIVVPIIAVILVTVIVILFLFYSKKWKKYSSPPFSLVPHPRDSPDAHGLIKIATANNADNRAADRELFRINNSDDTDAHLIEAGNLVISIQVLRAATRNFAPENVLGRGGFGIVYKGELHDGTMIAVKRTESSVLSNKAWDEFKAEIAVLSRVRHRHLVSILGYSAEENEMLLVYEYMPQGALSKHLFHWKKERLEPLTWKKRLNIALDIARGLEYLHRFANQCFIHRDFKSSNILLSDDYRAKISDFGLAKLAPDEKHSLATKLAGTFGYLAPEYATTGKVTVKVDVFSFGIVLMELLTGLMALDETRSEPTRYLLAWFRSRMSIKENLKEIIDPVITITDDTFNNICIIAELAGQCAAEDPRRRPDMCHAVGVLAPLVEKWKPEDGDEDEFWGIDIGKQLMEIPA from the exons ATGGGGCGGCGGAATCCGATGAGAATCCTACTTCTGTGTCTTCTCCTCGCCGCTTTGGCGGCGGCCGCCCGCGGCACCACCGACCCGGGCGACTACGAGATACTCGACGAGTTCCGCAAGGGTTTAACCAACGCAGAGCTTCTCGGCTGGCCCGATGACAACCAGGATCCATGCGGCACCCAGCGGTGGCAATttgtcttctgctccggctcccgCGTCACGCAGATTCAATCCAAGAACCTCGGATTGAATGGATCTCTCCCCGCCGACTTCAACAAGCTCTCCATGCTCGAAAACATCGGCCTCCAGGGCAACCAACTGCAGGGGCCTCTTCCCACCTTCAAGGGGCTCTCCCGACTCCGATTTGCCTTCCTTGGATCCAACCAGTTCGACTCCATTCCGGCCGACTTCTTCGTCGGCCTCGATAGCTTGCAAGAGATCAGTTTGGACAATAACCCATTGAACAAGAAGAGCACAGGGTGGATTCTTCCGCCGGATCTGGCCAACTCGGCTATGCTCGTCAACTTGTCCTTGTCTCATTGCAATGTCATCGGCCCGCTGCCTGATTTCCTCGGCGACATGCACTCCTTGAGCCTCCTCAGGCTGTCGTCCAACAGCCTCACCGGAAAGATCCCGGCGAGCTTCTCGGACTTGCCGTTGCACACCTTGTGGCTCGACAACAACAAGCTGGTTGGAGAAGTTCCATTTGACTTGGCAAATTCGCCGAAGCTTCAATCGTTGCATTTGGGCAACAATGACTTCATGGGGCCGATTCCAAACGTGAGCTTCGTTGACTTCACATATTCCGGGAACTCATTTTGCCAATCCGTGCCTGGAGCTCCTTGCCCTCCGGAGGTTTCAGCACTCTTGGATTTCCTTGACGGTGTTGGGTACCCGCAGAATCTCCTGGTCTCTTGGTCTACGAACAATTCTTGTACTGCTTTGGGCATAACTTGTTCTGGCGGCAAAGTTTCTGTGATCAACTTGCCAAACTATCATTTGAATGGCACCATTAGCCCTTCACTTGGGAACTTGGATGCGCTTTCTCAGATATTTCTTCAAGGCAACAATCTCACTGGCACGATCCCTTCGAGCTTGACTAAGTTGAAATCGTTGAAATTGTTGAATCTTTCTTCGAACAGTATTTCACCTCCTTTTCCAGAGTTCTCCAGTGCAGTCACGGTTATTCTTGATGGCAATAAATCATCTGTTACACCAGGCTCTTCAGGTGGTTCATCTTCTTCCAGGTCAAAAACTTTGGTTATTGTTGTTCCCATTATAGCGGTCATCTTAGTTACTGTAATCGTTATTCTGTTTCTTTTTTACTCTAAGAAATGGAAAAAGTATAGCTCTCCACCATTCAGCCTGGTTCCTCATCCTAGAGATTCTCCTGATGCACATGGACTAATCAAAATTGCAACTGCAAATAATGCCGATAACAGAGCAGCTGATAGAGAGCTGTTTAGAATAAACAACAGTGACGACACAGATGCACATTTGATTGAAGCAGGGAACTTGGTGATATCGATCCAGGTTCTTCGTGCCGCTACCAGAAATTTTGCCCCAGAGAATGTGCTCGGCCGTGGAGGATTTGGAATTGTATACAAGGGAGAGTTACATGACGGAACGATGATTGCAGTGAAGCGAACAGAATCTTCAGTGCTGAGTAACAAAGCGTGGGACGAATTCAAAGCCGAAATTGCTGTTCTTTCAAGAGTCCGCCACCGTCATTTGGTATCAATATTGGGCTACTCCGCGGAAGAGAATGAAATGCTTCTTGTTTATGAGTATATGCCCCAAGGGGCTTTAAGCAAGCATCTTTTCCACTGGAAAAAGGAGAGGTTGGAGCCTTTGACGTGGAAGAAGAGGCTTAACATTGCACTGGATATCGCTAGGGGACTTGAGTATCTTCATAGATTTGCTAATCAATGCTTTATTCACAGGGATTTCAAGTCATCTAATATACTTCTCAGCGATGACTACAGGGCTAAAATTTCAGATTTCGGGCTAGCCAAACTTGCCCCTGATGAAAAACACTCTCTTGCTACTAAACTGGCCGGAACTTTTGGGTATTTAGCTCCAGAGTATGCAA CGACCGGCAAGGTTACAGTAAAGGTTGATGTGTTCAGCTTTGGAATAGTGCTGATGGAGCTCTTGACTGGTTTGATGGCTCTGGATGAGACTCGTTCTGAACCAACTCGATACTTATTGGCGTGGTTCCGTAGCAGGATGAGCATCAAGGAAAATCTGAAGGAAATAATCGACCCAGTAATTACAATTACAGATGATACCTTCAACAACATTTGTATCATTGCTGAACTAGCAGGTCAGTGCGCTGCAGAAGACCCCCGCCGGCGGCCGGACATGTGCCATGCAGTGGGTGTACTCGCACCGCTTGTTGAGAAATGGAAGCCTGAAGACGGCGACGAGGATGAGTTTTGGGGGATCGACATTGGCAAGCAGCTGATGGAGATTCCGGCGTAA